From Cyanobium sp. Tous-M-B4, the proteins below share one genomic window:
- a CDS encoding FIST N-terminal domain-containing protein — translation MAAFSLPSWLSRTFGARPARAWCRTALASETSLQGSVEDIASQLRGAGPADLALVFAAASYASDLPRLLPLLQEKLQASHWLGCLGGGVVGTDAGGSPHELENKPALSVTLLRLPGAELHPFAIDTDCLPDLDGPADPWRDLLNAPAAPSPSMLLLVDPSCSRINDLISGLDYACPGAAKVGGVAGPHSAGHGSLLFGDQVVRGAVGCLIGGAWQLDPVVAQGCRPIGPVFDVEQVQRNVVLEVSQGQARRSPVAALQAILTDLSPEERELVKHSLFLGVGRSNFSLSAADPDGPTAFLVRNLLGVDPRNGAVAVAERMRVGQQVQFQLRDASASRLELRQLLTRQRGRNPEPLAALLFACLGRGVGLYGNADGDVELCREVFDQVPIAGSFCNGEIGPVAGSTHLHGYTASLAFLVPRGEG, via the coding sequence ATGGCCGCCTTCTCCCTGCCCAGCTGGCTCTCCCGCACCTTCGGGGCCCGTCCGGCCCGCGCCTGGTGCCGCACCGCCCTGGCCAGCGAGACCTCGCTGCAGGGCTCGGTTGAAGACATCGCCAGCCAGCTGCGGGGAGCCGGTCCAGCAGATCTGGCCTTGGTCTTCGCCGCAGCCAGCTACGCCAGCGACCTGCCCCGGCTGCTGCCCCTACTCCAGGAGAAACTCCAAGCCAGCCACTGGCTTGGCTGCCTGGGCGGTGGGGTGGTGGGCACCGATGCTGGCGGCAGCCCCCATGAGCTGGAGAACAAACCAGCCCTGAGCGTCACCCTGCTGCGCCTGCCCGGCGCCGAGCTCCACCCTTTTGCGATTGATACCGACTGCCTGCCCGACCTCGACGGCCCGGCTGATCCCTGGCGCGACCTGCTCAATGCGCCAGCAGCTCCCAGCCCCTCAATGCTGCTTCTGGTGGATCCCAGCTGCTCCCGCATCAACGATCTGATCAGTGGCCTGGATTACGCCTGTCCAGGGGCGGCGAAAGTTGGCGGCGTCGCCGGCCCCCACAGTGCCGGCCATGGCTCCCTGCTGTTTGGAGATCAGGTGGTTCGCGGTGCTGTCGGCTGCCTCATTGGTGGGGCCTGGCAACTCGATCCGGTGGTGGCCCAGGGCTGCCGGCCGATCGGTCCGGTTTTTGATGTAGAGCAAGTTCAGCGCAATGTGGTGCTGGAAGTGAGCCAGGGCCAGGCCCGCCGCAGCCCTGTAGCTGCTCTACAGGCGATCCTCACGGATCTGAGTCCCGAGGAGCGGGAGCTGGTGAAGCATTCACTGTTTCTGGGCGTCGGCCGCAGCAACTTCAGCCTCAGCGCCGCAGACCCAGATGGTCCCACCGCTTTTCTGGTGCGCAACCTGCTTGGTGTCGACCCCCGCAACGGCGCCGTAGCCGTGGCTGAACGGATGCGGGTGGGACAACAGGTGCAGTTCCAACTGCGCGATGCCAGCGCCTCCAGACTGGAACTGCGCCAGCTGCTGACCAGACAGCGGGGTCGCAACCCGGAGCCCCTAGCCGCCCTGCTGTTTGCCTGCCTAGGCCGTGGCGTTGGGCTCTACGGCAACGCCGATGGCGACGTAGAGCTGTGCCGGGAAGTGTTTGATCAGGTGCCCATCGCAGGATCGTTCTGCAACGGCGAAATCGGCCCGGTCGCCGGCAGCACCCATCTGCACGGCTATACCGCGAGCCTGGCCTTCCTGGTGCCGCGCGGAGAGGGCTGA
- the trmB gene encoding tRNA (guanosine(46)-N7)-methyltransferase TrmB yields the protein MRQHVNPLSRFFQLPRPLPPPAELFSQPDLPLHLDIGCARGRFLLALAQHQPNCNYLGVEIRRPLVDAAEAERQALALGNLHYLFCNANISLQDWLAALPAGLLQRVTIQFPDPWFKQKHQKRRVLQPALLLALAEALGPGRELFIQSDVLAVITPMVQLIEASGGFDRPAADGRPWRADNPLAVPTERETYVLSQGLPVYRVVYQRNDRNLPPLPDLEDRTNLEKRPNLEDQLEAVDNRA from the coding sequence GTGCGCCAGCACGTCAATCCACTCAGCCGCTTTTTCCAGCTACCCCGGCCCCTGCCGCCGCCGGCCGAGCTTTTCAGTCAGCCGGATCTTCCCCTCCATCTGGACATTGGCTGCGCCCGCGGCCGCTTCCTACTGGCCCTGGCCCAGCACCAGCCCAACTGCAACTATCTAGGCGTTGAAATCCGCCGGCCATTGGTGGATGCCGCCGAGGCCGAGCGCCAAGCCCTGGCTCTCGGCAACCTCCACTACCTGTTCTGCAATGCCAACATCAGCCTGCAGGACTGGCTAGCGGCCCTGCCCGCTGGCCTGCTGCAGCGGGTGACTATCCAGTTTCCAGATCCCTGGTTTAAACAAAAGCATCAAAAGCGGCGGGTGCTGCAGCCCGCCCTGCTGCTGGCCCTGGCCGAGGCCCTTGGGCCGGGCCGTGAGCTGTTTATTCAGAGCGATGTGCTGGCGGTGATCACACCGATGGTGCAGCTGATCGAGGCCAGCGGGGGCTTCGATCGCCCGGCCGCTGATGGGCGCCCCTGGCGTGCCGACAACCCCCTGGCGGTGCCAACCGAGCGCGAAACCTACGTGCTGAGCCAGGGGTTGCCGGTCTACCGGGTGGTCTACCAACGCAACGACCGCAACCTGCCACCACTGCCCGACCTGGAAGACCGGACCAACCTGGAAAAGCGGCCCAACCTGGAAGATCAGCTCGAAGCGGTTGATAATCGGGCCTGA
- a CDS encoding IctB family putative bicarbonate transporter — MHPLSAPSMPILLRWQGCVQRADSGPLGRQLSLIAGLVLCALMAGLPLVTRSGLSLLVLASGLLWLLLALTTTPGPLVEIDRWILGILAIALLATGFSPVPLAAAKGLVKLVSYLGVYALMRQLLTLAPVWWDRIVAALLAGNLVTCVIGIRQLYGDSGELARWADPNSVADGTVRIYSTLENPNLLAGYLLPVLPLALVALLRWPGRARKLFALTALVLGVAALVLTFSRGAWMGLVAEAAVILLLLAVRATRAWPLLWRRLFPLLLLLGGAALLVVLVTQVEPLRVRVMSLVAGRQDSSNNFRINVWLAALDMVQARPWLGIGPGNDAFNQIYPLFQQPKFNALSAYSIPLELAVEAGIPGLLAGIGLLLASLRSATSLWRSDSCFSLPALAAIAVIVGLTVQGLTDTIFFRPEVQLSGWFCIATLAAGASRAEGRG; from the coding sequence CTGCACCCCTTGAGCGCGCCCTCAATGCCAATTTTGCTGCGCTGGCAGGGCTGCGTTCAGCGCGCTGACAGTGGTCCCCTGGGGCGTCAGCTAAGCCTGATAGCCGGCCTGGTGCTCTGCGCCCTGATGGCTGGCCTGCCCCTGGTAACCCGCAGCGGCCTCAGCCTGCTGGTGCTGGCCAGTGGCCTCCTATGGCTACTGCTGGCCCTGACCACTACCCCTGGACCGCTGGTGGAGATCGACCGCTGGATTCTGGGGATTCTGGCCATCGCCCTGCTGGCCACAGGTTTCTCACCGGTGCCCCTGGCCGCCGCCAAGGGGCTGGTCAAGCTTGTGAGCTACCTGGGCGTCTATGCCCTGATGCGCCAACTGCTGACCCTGGCTCCGGTCTGGTGGGACCGGATCGTGGCGGCGCTGCTGGCTGGAAACCTGGTCACCTGCGTGATCGGCATCCGCCAGCTCTACGGAGATAGCGGCGAACTAGCCCGCTGGGCTGACCCCAACTCCGTGGCCGATGGCACGGTGCGCATCTACAGCACCCTCGAAAACCCCAACCTGCTGGCGGGGTACCTGCTGCCGGTGCTGCCCCTCGCCCTCGTGGCCCTGCTGCGCTGGCCGGGCCGAGCCCGCAAGCTCTTTGCCCTCACTGCCCTGGTGCTTGGCGTCGCCGCCCTGGTACTCACCTTCAGCCGCGGCGCCTGGATGGGCTTGGTGGCCGAGGCGGCCGTGATCTTGCTGCTGCTAGCCGTGCGCGCCACCCGGGCCTGGCCCCTGCTCTGGCGTCGTCTGTTTCCCCTGCTGCTGCTGCTAGGCGGCGCCGCCCTGCTCGTGGTGCTGGTTACCCAGGTGGAGCCGCTGCGGGTGCGGGTGATGAGCCTGGTGGCCGGCCGGCAAGACAGCTCCAACAACTTCCGCATCAACGTCTGGCTTGCTGCACTGGATATGGTCCAGGCCCGCCCTTGGCTTGGTATCGGCCCCGGCAACGACGCTTTTAACCAGATCTATCCGCTGTTTCAGCAACCTAAGTTCAATGCGCTCAGCGCCTACTCCATCCCCCTGGAGCTGGCGGTAGAAGCCGGCATTCCCGGCTTGCTGGCCGGGATCGGACTGCTGCTGGCCAGCCTGCGCAGCGCCACCAGCCTCTGGCGCAGTGATAGCTGCTTCAGCCTGCCCGCGCTGGCGGCGATCGCCGTAATTGTTGGGCTCACGGTGCAGGGACTCACCGACACGATCTTTTTCCGGCCGGAGGTGCAACTGAGCGGCTGGTTTTGCATCGCCACCCTGGCGGCCGGAGCTAGCCGCGCCGAAGGTCGTGGCTGA
- a CDS encoding BadF/BadG/BcrA/BcrD ATPase family protein, giving the protein MAEPSLIAGFDAGQTHTSCRLSDACSGELLGEGQGPGVCHLAAADGPARFRQALQVSLAQARLHLPHTGTPLLAAGIGASGIEVGSSVQELGRQLAAEALQLPLERLVVTGDERTALRGAMGNHQGGAGILIISGTGTIAVGRNPAGQEHRCSGWGWLLDGAGSATDIGRDGLALSLAMADGRQPDSPLRARIWAGLNVSADDPQAAQAIKALVVEPGFGAAGFARLAPLVAVAASEGDAGAAAVVERSAQALALMATTICTRLKLSAPPVWPMGGALEHLALLRRRLEACLEECCPGAQLQIPAADACCGALSLARECLEARRR; this is encoded by the coding sequence GTGGCTGAGCCAAGCCTGATTGCCGGCTTCGACGCCGGCCAAACCCACACCAGCTGTCGCCTCAGCGATGCCTGCAGTGGTGAGCTGCTAGGTGAAGGCCAGGGGCCTGGAGTGTGCCATCTGGCCGCAGCCGACGGCCCCGCCCGCTTCCGCCAGGCCCTTCAAGTCAGCCTGGCGCAGGCGCGCCTACACCTGCCGCACACCGGCACGCCCCTGCTAGCCGCCGGCATTGGCGCCAGTGGCATCGAAGTGGGCAGCTCCGTCCAGGAGCTGGGCCGGCAACTGGCGGCCGAGGCCCTGCAACTACCCCTTGAGCGCCTAGTAGTCACGGGAGATGAGCGCACTGCCCTGCGCGGAGCCATGGGCAACCACCAAGGCGGCGCAGGCATCCTGATCATCAGCGGCACGGGCACCATCGCCGTTGGACGCAATCCGGCAGGCCAGGAACACCGCTGCTCCGGCTGGGGCTGGCTGCTCGATGGGGCTGGCTCGGCCACGGACATCGGCCGCGATGGCCTAGCCCTCAGCTTGGCGATGGCGGATGGACGCCAGCCCGATTCGCCCCTGCGAGCCCGGATCTGGGCTGGACTGAATGTGAGCGCAGACGACCCCCAGGCCGCTCAGGCCATCAAAGCTTTGGTAGTAGAGCCTGGCTTCGGGGCCGCGGGCTTTGCCCGCCTGGCACCGCTGGTGGCGGTCGCCGCCAGCGAGGGTGATGCCGGCGCCGCCGCCGTTGTGGAGCGCTCCGCCCAGGCCCTGGCATTAATGGCAACCACCATCTGCACACGGCTGAAGCTAAGTGCCCCGCCGGTATGGCCCATGGGCGGAGCTCTGGAGCACCTTGCCTTGCTGCGCCGCCGGCTAGAGGCCTGCCTTGAGGAGTGCTGCCCAGGCGCCCAACTGCAGATACCCGCCGCAGATGCCTGCTGCGGAGCCCTAAGCCTGGCTCGAGAATGCTTGGAAGCTAGGCGGCGTTGA
- the glmM gene encoding phosphoglucosamine mutase produces the protein MADLAPHPVGLPLRGVAGFGTDGIRGRVGTQVSPALALQVGFWCGQVLPQGAPVLIGMDSRSSGPMLVAALTAGLTAAGREVWTLGLCPTPAIPGAIRRLGAAGGLMVSASHNPPEDNGIKVFGASGAKLSRGQQQAIEAGLQGVGAGPAIGASGGFLGTGVVHDRPDLLADYQRSLVASVMGRRLEGCKIVLDLCWGSASACGEAVFRALGAELTVLHGKPDGTRINVDCGSTHLEPLRRTVLESGASMGFGFDGDADRMLAVDGRGRVVDGDQILYLWGSSLLDAGQLPANRIVATVMSNLGFERAWQAKGGVLERTAVGDQYVHQAMEQMGAGLGGEQSGHILSARHGMSGDGLLTALQVATLLHRSGQSLADWMDSSFKPYPQTLVNVTVPDRQRRQQWQACEPLRLAVEQAEIAMEGQGRVLVRASGTEPLLRVMVEAADQQLVDHWSSQLAAAAEQHLNAA, from the coding sequence ATGGCCGATCTGGCTCCCCATCCCGTTGGCCTGCCCCTGCGGGGTGTGGCCGGTTTCGGAACCGATGGCATCCGCGGTCGGGTGGGAACCCAGGTGAGCCCGGCTTTGGCTTTGCAGGTTGGCTTCTGGTGCGGCCAGGTGTTACCCCAGGGAGCGCCGGTGCTCATCGGCATGGATTCCCGCAGCAGTGGCCCGATGCTGGTGGCGGCGCTTACCGCCGGGCTCACGGCTGCAGGTAGGGAGGTATGGACCCTGGGCCTTTGCCCTACGCCAGCGATTCCTGGCGCCATTCGCCGTCTTGGCGCGGCTGGAGGTCTGATGGTGTCCGCTAGCCACAACCCCCCTGAAGACAACGGCATCAAGGTGTTTGGGGCCTCCGGCGCCAAGCTGAGCCGCGGCCAGCAGCAGGCGATCGAGGCTGGGCTGCAGGGGGTTGGGGCTGGCCCGGCAATAGGTGCTTCCGGCGGCTTCTTGGGCACAGGAGTTGTGCACGACCGCCCCGATTTACTGGCTGACTACCAGCGGTCCTTGGTGGCGAGCGTCATGGGTCGGCGCCTAGAAGGTTGCAAGATTGTGCTGGACCTCTGTTGGGGCTCGGCTTCTGCCTGTGGAGAGGCGGTGTTTCGGGCCTTAGGCGCTGAACTCACCGTGTTGCACGGCAAGCCGGATGGAACGCGCATCAACGTGGACTGCGGCAGCACCCACCTTGAGCCGCTCAGGCGCACGGTGCTGGAGAGCGGAGCCAGCATGGGTTTTGGTTTCGATGGCGATGCAGATCGGATGCTGGCGGTGGATGGCCGGGGCCGGGTCGTGGATGGTGACCAGATCCTTTATCTCTGGGGATCGTCTCTGCTTGATGCGGGTCAGTTACCGGCCAATCGCATCGTTGCCACGGTGATGTCCAACCTCGGCTTTGAGCGTGCCTGGCAGGCCAAGGGAGGGGTGCTTGAGCGCACCGCCGTTGGTGATCAATACGTCCACCAGGCGATGGAGCAGATGGGCGCTGGCCTGGGTGGCGAGCAGTCGGGCCATATTTTGTCGGCCCGCCATGGCATGAGTGGCGATGGGCTGCTCACCGCTTTGCAGGTGGCCACGCTGTTGCACCGCAGTGGCCAATCACTGGCCGACTGGATGGACAGCAGTTTCAAGCCCTACCCCCAGACCCTGGTGAATGTGACGGTGCCAGACCGACAACGGCGCCAGCAGTGGCAAGCCTGCGAGCCGCTGCGGCTCGCCGTGGAGCAGGCGGAGATTGCGATGGAGGGACAGGGCCGGGTGCTGGTGCGCGCCAGTGGCACCGAACCGCTGCTGCGGGTGATGGTGGAGGCCGCCGATCAGCAGCTGGTGGACCACTGGTCAAGCCAGCTGGCCGCCGCAGCGGAGCAGCACCTCAACGCCGCCTAG